A region of Lagenorhynchus albirostris chromosome 20, mLagAlb1.1, whole genome shotgun sequence DNA encodes the following proteins:
- the NDUFAF8 gene encoding NADH dehydrogenase [ubiquinone] 1 alpha subcomplex assembly factor 8: protein MSGNGAVWGRVRSRLRAFPDRLAACGAEAAAYGRCVQASMAPGGRLRKDLCAQEFEALRSCFVAAAKKTLTGSH, encoded by the exons ATGTCGGGGAACGGAGCAGTGTGGGGTCGCGTGCGAAGCCGCCTCCGCGCCTTCCCCGATCGCCTGGCGGCCTGTGGGGCCGAG GCCGCGGCCTACGGCAGGTGCGTGCAGGCGTCCATGGCCCCGGGCGGCCGCTTGAGGAAGGATCTGTGCGCGCAGGAGTTCGAGGCCTTACGGAGCTGCTTCGTTGCCGCG GCCAAGAAGACCCTGACAGGAAGCCATTAG